Proteins co-encoded in one Hymenobacter swuensis DY53 genomic window:
- a CDS encoding polysaccharide biosynthesis tyrosine autokinase, giving the protein MAAKEDAELEELIRNAGAEPEEEEEGGSLDLTTLLMVARKSLPWMLLLIVLGVTASWLFLRYTPPLYKAASTLKIDEKSEAGVLLGDIGQAAEQKQTLNKLSGEIELIKSDIIYRRLKDSLALDVNYYVQGTVLESELYNLSPIRVEYKAGKGALFNQKIGFQLLENDRFRLQLPNGGTETGELSYGQPIEAAGFTLQVYKTPQHANADPEANYSFVINDDGTVNGYLNQNLAVEIVNPDASTISIAFTDHNPVKARDIVNKIDSVYLVEKLLRKQETMARATNYIDKQIDINDNKLGQAESNMQDFVRRSRVFDVKSEASLVTNQLTAQELEQEQLQEQADMLAELARLIEQERLTDREDGDVFQTIPALSTIKDGQLTQRIIELSDLQLDLSQLLKSYQETTTAVKLRRSEIANVKSIIRELLRKNQQLVRRQLAKMAEKKADLEAKLGGLPEKQTEQARLARPLGLYEKYNMLMMDKKIEYGISMAGITADFQILSPATVPSVPISPVKLMVYAIGLAAGIVLGLGLIAVRYLMHNTVTNIRELERNTSASVLGVIPTYDKEKMAVSKLVVDRNPKSAISESIRSIRTNLEFISTSKKKRLISITSTISGEGKTFVTVNLAGIIAASDQRVVILDLDMRKPKVNLAFDAENVQGVSTILIEKHTWQECIQHTSIPTLDFISAGPTPPNPSELILSARFDELIKSLHEQYDVVIIDTPPVGLVTDGILIMRKADVPIYIVRANYSKKSFLKNINKLIRANGFTKLTTILNDAQTTGGYGYGYGYGYGYGYGQGYYEDPGVAPKGLLSRLRKRFS; this is encoded by the coding sequence ATGGCGGCGAAAGAAGACGCTGAACTAGAAGAGCTCATCCGTAACGCAGGGGCTGAACCGGAAGAAGAGGAAGAAGGCGGTAGTCTTGATCTGACCACGCTGCTCATGGTAGCTCGCAAGAGCCTGCCTTGGATGCTGCTGCTGATTGTACTGGGCGTGACGGCATCGTGGCTGTTTCTGCGCTATACGCCCCCGCTGTACAAGGCAGCTTCTACTCTGAAAATTGATGAAAAGTCGGAAGCCGGCGTCCTGTTGGGCGACATCGGGCAGGCCGCTGAACAGAAGCAGACCCTAAACAAGTTGTCCGGTGAGATTGAACTGATCAAGTCTGACATCATCTACCGGCGCCTGAAGGACTCGCTGGCACTGGATGTGAACTATTACGTGCAGGGTACCGTGTTGGAATCGGAACTGTACAATCTTTCGCCGATTCGGGTAGAGTATAAGGCTGGAAAAGGTGCCCTGTTCAACCAGAAAATAGGGTTTCAGTTGTTGGAAAACGACCGTTTTCGGCTGCAGTTGCCCAATGGTGGCACGGAAACCGGCGAGTTGAGCTATGGCCAGCCCATAGAAGCAGCTGGGTTTACGCTGCAAGTATATAAAACGCCACAGCATGCCAATGCTGATCCGGAGGCCAACTATTCATTCGTCATTAATGACGATGGTACAGTAAATGGCTATCTGAATCAGAACCTAGCGGTAGAAATCGTGAATCCGGATGCCAGCACTATCAGCATCGCCTTCACCGACCATAACCCGGTGAAGGCACGGGATATTGTCAATAAGATTGACTCCGTGTACCTAGTGGAAAAGCTGTTGCGTAAGCAGGAAACGATGGCACGCGCTACCAACTACATTGACAAGCAGATTGATATCAACGACAACAAACTGGGTCAGGCAGAATCCAATATGCAGGATTTTGTGAGGCGTAGCCGGGTATTTGATGTGAAGTCAGAAGCCAGTTTGGTTACCAATCAACTTACCGCGCAGGAGTTAGAGCAGGAACAGCTACAGGAACAGGCGGATATGCTGGCTGAACTGGCGCGCCTGATAGAACAGGAGCGGCTGACAGACCGTGAGGATGGTGACGTATTTCAAACCATTCCGGCACTAAGCACCATAAAGGACGGACAGCTGACACAACGAATTATCGAGTTGAGTGATTTGCAACTGGACTTGAGCCAGTTGCTGAAATCCTACCAGGAAACGACCACCGCAGTAAAGCTGCGCCGTTCGGAAATTGCCAACGTCAAGTCTATTATCCGGGAGTTATTGCGCAAAAACCAGCAGTTGGTACGGCGGCAGTTGGCTAAAATGGCGGAGAAAAAAGCCGACCTGGAAGCCAAGCTGGGCGGTTTACCAGAGAAGCAGACCGAGCAAGCTCGCTTGGCCCGACCCCTGGGATTGTACGAAAAGTACAATATGCTGATGATGGATAAGAAGATTGAATATGGTATTTCGATGGCCGGCATAACGGCCGATTTCCAGATTCTTTCGCCGGCTACGGTGCCGTCCGTGCCCATTTCGCCCGTGAAGCTAATGGTATATGCCATTGGTCTGGCCGCTGGTATTGTGCTGGGTCTGGGCCTGATTGCGGTGCGGTACCTGATGCATAATACCGTGACCAACATCCGGGAACTGGAGCGCAATACCAGTGCCTCCGTGCTGGGCGTGATTCCGACCTACGATAAGGAGAAGATGGCGGTGTCGAAGCTGGTGGTGGACCGTAACCCCAAATCAGCCATTTCGGAGTCCATCCGCTCTATCCGCACAAACCTGGAGTTCATTTCCACTTCCAAAAAGAAACGGTTGATTTCCATTACTTCCACTATCAGTGGTGAGGGAAAAACCTTTGTTACCGTAAACCTGGCTGGCATTATTGCGGCGTCAGATCAACGGGTGGTGATTCTGGATCTGGATATGCGTAAGCCCAAAGTGAATTTGGCCTTTGATGCAGAGAACGTGCAGGGCGTAAGCACTATTCTGATTGAGAAGCATACTTGGCAGGAGTGCATTCAGCACACTAGCATTCCAACGCTCGACTTCATCTCGGCCGGCCCTACGCCTCCCAATCCCTCCGAACTTATCCTGAGCGCCCGATTTGATGAGCTGATTAAAAGCCTGCATGAGCAGTACGATGTAGTCATAATTGACACGCCACCGGTGGGTCTGGTGACGGATGGCATCCTGATTATGCGTAAAGCCGATGTGCCGATTTACATTGTGCGGGCCAACTATTCCAAAAAGTCGTTCCTGAAAAATATTAACAAGCTGATCCGGGCCAACGGCTTCACCAAGCTGACCACCATTCTGAACGACGCCCAGACTACAGGTGGATATGGCTACGGCTATGGGTATGGCTACGGCTACGGCTACGGCCAAGGCTACTACGAAGACCCGGGAGTTGCCCCTAAAGGCTTGTTGAGCCGACTGCGTAAGCGGTTTTCCTAA
- a CDS encoding tyrosine-protein phosphatase, whose product MSFLQKLFGRAAAPETPSLAVLGVDMHSHLLPGLDDGAETLEQSLELLRGLRELGYHKLVMTPHVMGDFYRNTPEGIRNALAALRQAAAQAGLGDVQLECAAEYYLDESFAARLERNEELLSFGGTQRLVLIETSYINEPFNLTETVFKLKAAGYQPVLAHPERYTYLYGRFEDLVRIREEGVLLQVNLNSLIGYYSAGAKRVAEKLIDAGLVDLLGTDAHNLKHLENIRTKVLASSYLSKALALPLLNTSL is encoded by the coding sequence ATGTCCTTTCTTCAGAAACTGTTTGGTCGGGCTGCGGCTCCGGAAACACCATCGTTGGCGGTGTTGGGCGTTGATATGCACTCCCACTTGCTGCCAGGCTTGGATGATGGGGCCGAAACGCTGGAACAGTCGCTGGAGCTGCTGCGCGGGCTGCGGGAACTGGGCTACCATAAGCTGGTAATGACCCCCCATGTAATGGGCGACTTTTACCGCAACACGCCCGAAGGTATCCGGAATGCGCTGGCGGCGTTACGTCAGGCCGCTGCCCAGGCTGGCCTCGGCGACGTGCAGCTGGAATGTGCCGCCGAGTACTATCTGGATGAAAGTTTTGCCGCCCGCTTGGAGCGCAATGAGGAGCTACTGAGTTTTGGCGGAACACAACGGTTGGTACTGATAGAAACGTCTTATATCAACGAGCCTTTCAACCTCACCGAAACCGTGTTCAAGCTGAAAGCGGCCGGTTACCAGCCAGTGCTGGCCCATCCGGAACGGTATACCTACCTCTACGGCCGCTTCGAGGATCTGGTACGAATTCGGGAAGAGGGCGTGCTGCTGCAGGTAAATCTGAACTCCCTGATTGGCTATTATTCGGCCGGAGCCAAGCGGGTAGCGGAAAAGCTGATTGACGCCGGCCTGGTTGATCTGCTGGGTACCGATGCCCACAATCTTAAGCATCTGGAAAATATCCGGACGAAAGTGCTGGCGAGCAGCTACCTATCCAAAGCCTTGGCTCTGCCTCTTCTGAATACTAGTCTGTAA
- a CDS encoding polysaccharide biosynthesis/export family protein, with translation MQKLLLHRFLSLWLLCAPLALFLGSCSASRIQQQNILFRTDGAGRIDTARLRDVVNRAERNYLIQPNDYLEVHVYTNNGERILDPNGELQFGSPSGTTGGASGINRQTTGTTGRSSAVGSGARGGSGQSSEFLVQHDGVVKLPLVNYQRVAGLTLLQADSLLQVKYTEFYKDVFVTTRISNNRIIVMGATAGGAGQVIPMTNDNMNLLEVLAAAGGIDGAAAGTSGQSRVGRADNIRLIRGSLKNPQVQIIDLTTIDGMRRANLQVEPNDIVYVEPIRRPFYESLQEITPLFTLIGTLSALASTVFIISQIR, from the coding sequence ATGCAAAAATTACTTCTTCACCGTTTTCTGAGTCTGTGGCTGCTATGCGCACCACTTGCTTTGTTCCTGGGCTCCTGCAGCGCGAGCCGGATTCAACAACAGAACATTCTGTTCCGAACCGACGGGGCCGGCCGCATTGATACGGCCCGGCTGCGTGACGTAGTGAACCGGGCGGAGCGCAACTACCTGATTCAGCCCAACGACTACTTAGAAGTGCACGTCTATACCAACAACGGGGAGCGAATTCTGGACCCCAATGGGGAACTGCAGTTTGGCAGCCCTAGTGGCACAACGGGTGGGGCCAGCGGAATTAACCGCCAGACAACGGGTACTACGGGCCGTAGTAGTGCCGTGGGTTCCGGGGCTCGGGGTGGTAGCGGACAAAGTTCTGAGTTTCTGGTGCAGCACGACGGAGTGGTGAAACTGCCGCTGGTCAATTACCAGCGTGTAGCCGGCCTGACTTTGCTGCAAGCCGACAGCCTGCTGCAGGTGAAATACACCGAGTTTTATAAGGATGTATTCGTGACTACCCGCATTTCCAACAATCGCATCATTGTGATGGGAGCTACGGCTGGCGGGGCCGGGCAGGTCATTCCGATGACCAACGATAACATGAACCTGTTGGAAGTGCTGGCGGCGGCTGGGGGCATTGACGGTGCCGCCGCAGGTACCAGTGGACAAAGCCGCGTAGGTCGCGCCGATAACATCCGCCTGATTCGGGGGAGCCTCAAGAATCCGCAGGTGCAGATTATCGACCTGACAACTATTGACGGTATGCGTCGGGCCAACCTGCAGGTGGAACCTAATGATATCGTTTATGTTGAGCCCATCCGACGGCCTTTCTACGAGAGTCTGCAGGAAATTACACCGCTGTTCACCCTGATTGGTACGCTGTCGGCTCTGGCTAGCACGGTGTTTATCATCTCCCAGATCAGGTAA
- a CDS encoding NAD-dependent epimerase/dehydratase family protein — translation MIFVTGGSGLVGSFMVAALVARGLPVRALYRQQIPQISAAEAVEWIQGDIRDVLGLRDALEGVTHVFHCAGLVSYAPQDEEELLRVNMEGVANLVDACLERPGIRLGFVSSVAALGSGPAPAETELPTTGPLLVDEQAKWDLGAAHNAYATSKYLGELEVWRGVSEGLQAVMVNPSVILGPANWDRSSTRLFRYAYDEHWFYTPGRVNVVDVRDVVTTLIRLTLDTSRTGERYVLSAGSLPLREFLAQAATCFGKRPPTTAVPDWAAETIWRLEHVRSLLTGARPLITKDTARAGRRPTEYQADKIRRELGWEFRPLPETIRWCCQELVK, via the coding sequence ATGATTTTTGTTACCGGCGGCAGCGGTTTGGTGGGGAGCTTCATGGTAGCTGCGCTGGTGGCCCGGGGGCTGCCGGTCCGGGCGTTGTACCGGCAGCAGATTCCCCAAATTTCGGCGGCCGAAGCGGTAGAGTGGATACAGGGAGATATTCGGGATGTACTAGGCCTGCGGGACGCGCTGGAGGGCGTAACGCACGTATTTCATTGCGCCGGACTGGTTTCCTATGCCCCCCAGGACGAAGAAGAACTGTTGCGGGTGAATATGGAAGGCGTCGCTAACCTGGTGGATGCGTGCCTGGAACGGCCGGGTATTCGGCTGGGCTTCGTGTCCTCGGTGGCCGCCTTGGGTAGCGGGCCGGCTCCCGCTGAAACGGAATTGCCAACTACTGGCCCGCTACTGGTAGATGAGCAGGCCAAATGGGACCTGGGGGCTGCCCACAATGCCTATGCTACCTCCAAATACCTGGGCGAGCTGGAAGTATGGCGGGGCGTTTCGGAAGGCCTGCAGGCCGTGATGGTCAACCCCTCCGTTATCCTGGGGCCAGCCAACTGGGACCGGAGCAGCACGCGCCTGTTTCGATACGCGTACGATGAGCACTGGTTTTACACGCCGGGGCGCGTTAACGTGGTGGATGTGCGGGATGTGGTGACAACGCTCATTCGGCTTACCTTGGATACCAGCCGCACAGGTGAGCGGTATGTGCTGAGCGCGGGCAGCCTGCCGCTGCGGGAGTTTCTGGCGCAGGCGGCCACCTGTTTCGGCAAGCGCCCGCCCACCACGGCCGTGCCCGACTGGGCCGCCGAAACTATCTGGCGTCTGGAGCATGTTCGCTCTTTGCTGACAGGAGCCCGCCCGCTCATCACCAAAGACACTGCCCGCGCCGGCCGTCGGCCTACCGAGTACCAGGCCGATAAAATTCGGCGGGAGTTGGGCTGGGAGTTCCGACCTTTGCCGGAAACTATCCGGTGGTGTTGTCAGGAGTTGGTGAAATAG